One stretch of Papaver somniferum cultivar HN1 unplaced genomic scaffold, ASM357369v1 unplaced-scaffold_154, whole genome shotgun sequence DNA includes these proteins:
- the LOC113336867 gene encoding uncharacterized protein LOC113336867 isoform X3, protein MIDTISKGPTTVFVIGSHTNLAIFLMSNPQLKKNIEHIYVMGGGVRSKNPTGCCPKNANSSCTPKQCGDRGNMFTGYTSNPYVEFNIFGDPFAAYQVIHSGIPVTLVPLDATNTIPITEQFFESFERNQHTYEAQYIFQSLKLARDTWFDDQFYTSYFMWDSFTSGVAASIMRSNSKVDGENEFAEMEYMNITVITSNEPYGVSDGSNPFFAGRKIPKFNLQKDGVHSGHVQQGLRDPFCFAKNNKGKCQDGYTKEVNGDPDGVRVLVATKAKPNQLSNSLLDREYFVSFLDVLNLPQNAGRFNFTTEFPYYKEVLYKPDFGTRKLGKSVVFDMDMSAGDFISLIYLLKVPVEVINLKGILVSATGWASAATIDIIYDILHMMGRDDIPVGRGDVFGLGQPNPSFTAVGDCKYIKAIPHGGGGLLDSDTLYGFARDLPRSPRRHTAENSVKYGAPRDTDHPELRQPLALEVWQNISKSLAPGSKITILANGPLTNLAQIIQSEKNLSSVVENVYVVGGHLSNSRTDLGNLFSVPSNEFAEFNMFLDPMAAKVVLESELNVTLIPLNVQRQVSSFPEMLKRLQLKKTTPEAVFTYRLLSRLHRLQQKHRRYHHMDTFLGEILGAVILACDQHLNPTFKVKPVDVSATGDVSKDGQTIIDEIHGKLVKVIESVDNRKYFAEFANLLGEKKQTAVIGSFNQQKKIWSTPPTNHT, encoded by the exons ATGATTGACACAATATCCAAAGGTCCAACTACGGTATTCGTCATTGGATCACACACAAACTTAGCTATTTTTCTCATGAGCAATCCTCAATTGAAGAAAAACATTGAGCACATTTATGTAATGGGTGGCGGTGTAAGGTCCAAAAATCCAACTGGTTGCTGCCCCAAGAATGCCAACTCTTCTTGCACACCTAAACAGTGTGGTGATCGTGGTAATATGTTTACAGGCTACACCAGCAATCCCTATGTAGAGTTTAATATATTTGGAGATCCTTTTGCTGCATACCAG GTAATCCATTCCGGAATTCCAGTTACTCTCGTGCCTCTGGATGCAACAAACACCATTCCCATAACTGAGCAGTTCTTcgagtcatttgagcgcaatcagCATACATATGAGGCACAATATATATTCCAGTCTCTGAAACTGGCTCGGGATACATGGTTTGATGACCAGTTCTATACA AGCTACTTCATGTGGGACTCCTTTACATCTGGTGTAGCAGCATCAATTATGCGCAGCAACTCGAAAGTagatggagaaaatgagtttgcTGAAATGGAATATATGAACATAACTGTAATTACTTCAAATGAACCGTACGGCGTGTCTGACGGCTCAAATCCATTCTTTGCTGGCCGCAAAATTCCAAAATTCAATTTACAGAAAGATGGGGTTCATAGTGGTCATGTGCAGCAAGGGCTTCGTGATCCATTTTGTTTTGCCAAGAATAATAAAGGAAAGTGCCAG GATGGCTACACAAAGGAAGTAAATGGTGATCCAGACGGAGTTCGTGTTCTTGTCGCTACCAAAGCAAAACCTAATCAGCTTAGTAATAGCTTGCTTGACCGAGAATACTTCGTAAGCTTTTTGGAT GTTCTTAACCTACCTCAGAATGCTGGAAGATTCAACTTTACCACCGAATTTCCTTACTACAAAGAAGTTCTTTATAAACCGGATTTTGGAACGCGCAAGTTGGGAAAATCTGTTGTTTTCGATATGGATATGAGTGCTGGAGATTTCATTTCTCTAATTTATCTCTTGAAAGTACCTGTGGAAGTGATCAACTTGAAG GGGATATTAGTAAGTGCAACTGGATGGGCAAGTGCTGCTACAATAGATATCATCTATGACATTTTGCATATGATGGGTCGGGACGACATTCCAGTTGGCCGTGGAGACGTATTCGGATTGGGACAACCAAACCCATCTTTCACTGCTGTTGGGGATTGCAAGTATATCAAGGCTATCCCTCATGGTGGTGGTGGACTTTTGGATTCTGATACTCTTTATGGTTTTGCTCGTGATTTGCCTCGAAGTCCTAGAAG GCACACTGCAGAAAATTCGGTGAAATACGGAGCGCCTAGAGATACTGATCACCCTGAACTAAGACAACCATTAGCATTGGAAGTTTGGCAAAACATTTCAAAATCACTGGCTCCAGGATCTAAGATTACCATACTGGCCAATGGACCGCTTACTAATCTAGCTCAAATTATTCAATCGGAGAAGAATTTGAGTTCCGTGGTTGAG AATGTATATGTTGTTGGAGGCCACCTCAGCAATAGCAGAACGGACCTAGGAAATCTCTTCTCCGTTCCTTCGAATGAGTTTGCGGAATTTAACATGTTCCTTGATCCCATGGCTGCAAAAGTTGTTCTAGAGTCGGAACTAAATGTAACGCTAATTCCTCTCAATGTTCAACGCCAAGTTAGTTCGTTTCCTGAGATGCTCAAAAGGTTGCAGCTAAAGAAGACGACACCTGAAGCCGTGTTTACATATCGGTTGCTCTCAAGGCTACACCGTTTACAACAAAAGCATCGCAGATACCACCACATG GACACATTCTTGGGAGAAATTCTTGGTGCAGTGATCTTGGCTTGTGATCAACATCTCAACCCTACGTTCAAAGTTAAGCCGGTGGATGTCTCGGCAACCGGTGATGTATCCAAAGATGGACAAACTATCATTGATGAAATACACGGAAAACTTGTGAAAGTAATAGAAAGTGTTGACAACCGAAAATATTTTGCGGAATTTGCTAATCTTCTAGGTGAGAAAAAGCAAACCGCGGTGATTGGAAGCTTCAATCAGCAGAAGAAAATTTGGAGCACACCACCAACAAATCATACCTGA
- the LOC113336867 gene encoding uncharacterized protein LOC113336867 isoform X1, whose protein sequence is MRIQRALIWSLLSLLGIGLLFHEIEAQPRRILFDTDVDTDDFFALLYLLKLNRSEIDIKAITINTNAWTDAGHAVNQVYDMLYMMDRDDIMVGVGGEGGISSNGTIYPNVGGYLPIIEQGMSTYGDCRYRQAIPIGLGGRLDIDTNYGLRRSFLPQGKRKYSPLRQPTTQQVMIDTISKGPTTVFVIGSHTNLAIFLMSNPQLKKNIEHIYVMGGGVRSKNPTGCCPKNANSSCTPKQCGDRGNMFTGYTSNPYVEFNIFGDPFAAYQVIHSGIPVTLVPLDATNTIPITEQFFESFERNQHTYEAQYIFQSLKLARDTWFDDQFYTSYFMWDSFTSGVAASIMRSNSKVDGENEFAEMEYMNITVITSNEPYGVSDGSNPFFAGRKIPKFNLQKDGVHSGHVQQGLRDPFCFAKNNKGKCQDGYTKEVNGDPDGVRVLVATKAKPNQLSNSLLDREYFVSFLDVLNLPQNAGRFNFTTEFPYYKEVLYKPDFGTRKLGKSVVFDMDMSAGDFISLIYLLKVPVEVINLKGILVSATGWASAATIDIIYDILHMMGRDDIPVGRGDVFGLGQPNPSFTAVGDCKYIKAIPHGGGGLLDSDTLYGFARDLPRSPRRHTAENSVKYGAPRDTDHPELRQPLALEVWQNISKSLAPGSKITILANGPLTNLAQIIQSEKNLSSVVENVYVVGGHLSNSRTDLGNLFSVPSNEFAEFNMFLDPMAAKVVLESELNVTLIPLNVQRQVSSFPEMLKRLQLKKTTPEAVFTYRLLSRLHRLQQKHRRYHHMDTFLGEILGAVILACDQHLNPTFKVKPVDVSATGDVSKDGQTIIDEIHGKLVKVIESVDNRKYFAEFANLLGEKKQTAVIGSFNQQKKIWSTPPTNHT, encoded by the exons atgaGAATACAGAGAGCTTTAATTTGGTCACTATTGAGTTTACTTGGTATTGGATTGTTATTTCATGAGATTGAAGCTCAACCTCGAAGGATATTATTTGATACAgatgttgatactgatgattTCTTTGCTCTTTTATATCTACTGAAGCTGAATCGTTCAGAAATCGATATAAAG GCAATTACTATTAACACAAATGCATGGACAGATGCGGGGCATGCTGTGAATCAAGTCTATGACATGCTTTACATGATGGACCGCGACGACATTATGGTTGGAGTCGGAGGTGAAGGTGGAATATCATCCAATGGTACAATATACCCCAACGTCGGCGGTTATCTTCCGATTATAGAACAG GGCATGTCAACTTATGGGGATTGCAGGTATAGACAAGCTATTCCAATAGGACTTGGAGGACGATTGGATATTGATACAAATTACGGCTTACGGAGAAGTTTTCTACCGCAG GGCAAAAGGAAATATTCTCCGCTTCGCCAACCTACTACACAGCAAGTGATGATTGACACAATATCCAAAGGTCCAACTACGGTATTCGTCATTGGATCACACACAAACTTAGCTATTTTTCTCATGAGCAATCCTCAATTGAAGAAAAACATTGAGCACATTTATGTAATGGGTGGCGGTGTAAGGTCCAAAAATCCAACTGGTTGCTGCCCCAAGAATGCCAACTCTTCTTGCACACCTAAACAGTGTGGTGATCGTGGTAATATGTTTACAGGCTACACCAGCAATCCCTATGTAGAGTTTAATATATTTGGAGATCCTTTTGCTGCATACCAG GTAATCCATTCCGGAATTCCAGTTACTCTCGTGCCTCTGGATGCAACAAACACCATTCCCATAACTGAGCAGTTCTTcgagtcatttgagcgcaatcagCATACATATGAGGCACAATATATATTCCAGTCTCTGAAACTGGCTCGGGATACATGGTTTGATGACCAGTTCTATACA AGCTACTTCATGTGGGACTCCTTTACATCTGGTGTAGCAGCATCAATTATGCGCAGCAACTCGAAAGTagatggagaaaatgagtttgcTGAAATGGAATATATGAACATAACTGTAATTACTTCAAATGAACCGTACGGCGTGTCTGACGGCTCAAATCCATTCTTTGCTGGCCGCAAAATTCCAAAATTCAATTTACAGAAAGATGGGGTTCATAGTGGTCATGTGCAGCAAGGGCTTCGTGATCCATTTTGTTTTGCCAAGAATAATAAAGGAAAGTGCCAG GATGGCTACACAAAGGAAGTAAATGGTGATCCAGACGGAGTTCGTGTTCTTGTCGCTACCAAAGCAAAACCTAATCAGCTTAGTAATAGCTTGCTTGACCGAGAATACTTCGTAAGCTTTTTGGAT GTTCTTAACCTACCTCAGAATGCTGGAAGATTCAACTTTACCACCGAATTTCCTTACTACAAAGAAGTTCTTTATAAACCGGATTTTGGAACGCGCAAGTTGGGAAAATCTGTTGTTTTCGATATGGATATGAGTGCTGGAGATTTCATTTCTCTAATTTATCTCTTGAAAGTACCTGTGGAAGTGATCAACTTGAAG GGGATATTAGTAAGTGCAACTGGATGGGCAAGTGCTGCTACAATAGATATCATCTATGACATTTTGCATATGATGGGTCGGGACGACATTCCAGTTGGCCGTGGAGACGTATTCGGATTGGGACAACCAAACCCATCTTTCACTGCTGTTGGGGATTGCAAGTATATCAAGGCTATCCCTCATGGTGGTGGTGGACTTTTGGATTCTGATACTCTTTATGGTTTTGCTCGTGATTTGCCTCGAAGTCCTAGAAG GCACACTGCAGAAAATTCGGTGAAATACGGAGCGCCTAGAGATACTGATCACCCTGAACTAAGACAACCATTAGCATTGGAAGTTTGGCAAAACATTTCAAAATCACTGGCTCCAGGATCTAAGATTACCATACTGGCCAATGGACCGCTTACTAATCTAGCTCAAATTATTCAATCGGAGAAGAATTTGAGTTCCGTGGTTGAG AATGTATATGTTGTTGGAGGCCACCTCAGCAATAGCAGAACGGACCTAGGAAATCTCTTCTCCGTTCCTTCGAATGAGTTTGCGGAATTTAACATGTTCCTTGATCCCATGGCTGCAAAAGTTGTTCTAGAGTCGGAACTAAATGTAACGCTAATTCCTCTCAATGTTCAACGCCAAGTTAGTTCGTTTCCTGAGATGCTCAAAAGGTTGCAGCTAAAGAAGACGACACCTGAAGCCGTGTTTACATATCGGTTGCTCTCAAGGCTACACCGTTTACAACAAAAGCATCGCAGATACCACCACATG GACACATTCTTGGGAGAAATTCTTGGTGCAGTGATCTTGGCTTGTGATCAACATCTCAACCCTACGTTCAAAGTTAAGCCGGTGGATGTCTCGGCAACCGGTGATGTATCCAAAGATGGACAAACTATCATTGATGAAATACACGGAAAACTTGTGAAAGTAATAGAAAGTGTTGACAACCGAAAATATTTTGCGGAATTTGCTAATCTTCTAGGTGAGAAAAAGCAAACCGCGGTGATTGGAAGCTTCAATCAGCAGAAGAAAATTTGGAGCACACCACCAACAAATCATACCTGA
- the LOC113336867 gene encoding uncharacterized protein LOC113336867 isoform X2: MLYMMDRDDIMVGVGGEGGISSNGTIYPNVGGYLPIIEQGMSTYGDCRYRQAIPIGLGGRLDIDTNYGLRRSFLPQGKRKYSPLRQPTTQQVMIDTISKGPTTVFVIGSHTNLAIFLMSNPQLKKNIEHIYVMGGGVRSKNPTGCCPKNANSSCTPKQCGDRGNMFTGYTSNPYVEFNIFGDPFAAYQVIHSGIPVTLVPLDATNTIPITEQFFESFERNQHTYEAQYIFQSLKLARDTWFDDQFYTSYFMWDSFTSGVAASIMRSNSKVDGENEFAEMEYMNITVITSNEPYGVSDGSNPFFAGRKIPKFNLQKDGVHSGHVQQGLRDPFCFAKNNKGKCQDGYTKEVNGDPDGVRVLVATKAKPNQLSNSLLDREYFVSFLDVLNLPQNAGRFNFTTEFPYYKEVLYKPDFGTRKLGKSVVFDMDMSAGDFISLIYLLKVPVEVINLKGILVSATGWASAATIDIIYDILHMMGRDDIPVGRGDVFGLGQPNPSFTAVGDCKYIKAIPHGGGGLLDSDTLYGFARDLPRSPRRHTAENSVKYGAPRDTDHPELRQPLALEVWQNISKSLAPGSKITILANGPLTNLAQIIQSEKNLSSVVENVYVVGGHLSNSRTDLGNLFSVPSNEFAEFNMFLDPMAAKVVLESELNVTLIPLNVQRQVSSFPEMLKRLQLKKTTPEAVFTYRLLSRLHRLQQKHRRYHHMDTFLGEILGAVILACDQHLNPTFKVKPVDVSATGDVSKDGQTIIDEIHGKLVKVIESVDNRKYFAEFANLLGEKKQTAVIGSFNQQKKIWSTPPTNHT; encoded by the exons ATGCTTTACATGATGGACCGCGACGACATTATGGTTGGAGTCGGAGGTGAAGGTGGAATATCATCCAATGGTACAATATACCCCAACGTCGGCGGTTATCTTCCGATTATAGAACAG GGCATGTCAACTTATGGGGATTGCAGGTATAGACAAGCTATTCCAATAGGACTTGGAGGACGATTGGATATTGATACAAATTACGGCTTACGGAGAAGTTTTCTACCGCAG GGCAAAAGGAAATATTCTCCGCTTCGCCAACCTACTACACAGCAAGTGATGATTGACACAATATCCAAAGGTCCAACTACGGTATTCGTCATTGGATCACACACAAACTTAGCTATTTTTCTCATGAGCAATCCTCAATTGAAGAAAAACATTGAGCACATTTATGTAATGGGTGGCGGTGTAAGGTCCAAAAATCCAACTGGTTGCTGCCCCAAGAATGCCAACTCTTCTTGCACACCTAAACAGTGTGGTGATCGTGGTAATATGTTTACAGGCTACACCAGCAATCCCTATGTAGAGTTTAATATATTTGGAGATCCTTTTGCTGCATACCAG GTAATCCATTCCGGAATTCCAGTTACTCTCGTGCCTCTGGATGCAACAAACACCATTCCCATAACTGAGCAGTTCTTcgagtcatttgagcgcaatcagCATACATATGAGGCACAATATATATTCCAGTCTCTGAAACTGGCTCGGGATACATGGTTTGATGACCAGTTCTATACA AGCTACTTCATGTGGGACTCCTTTACATCTGGTGTAGCAGCATCAATTATGCGCAGCAACTCGAAAGTagatggagaaaatgagtttgcTGAAATGGAATATATGAACATAACTGTAATTACTTCAAATGAACCGTACGGCGTGTCTGACGGCTCAAATCCATTCTTTGCTGGCCGCAAAATTCCAAAATTCAATTTACAGAAAGATGGGGTTCATAGTGGTCATGTGCAGCAAGGGCTTCGTGATCCATTTTGTTTTGCCAAGAATAATAAAGGAAAGTGCCAG GATGGCTACACAAAGGAAGTAAATGGTGATCCAGACGGAGTTCGTGTTCTTGTCGCTACCAAAGCAAAACCTAATCAGCTTAGTAATAGCTTGCTTGACCGAGAATACTTCGTAAGCTTTTTGGAT GTTCTTAACCTACCTCAGAATGCTGGAAGATTCAACTTTACCACCGAATTTCCTTACTACAAAGAAGTTCTTTATAAACCGGATTTTGGAACGCGCAAGTTGGGAAAATCTGTTGTTTTCGATATGGATATGAGTGCTGGAGATTTCATTTCTCTAATTTATCTCTTGAAAGTACCTGTGGAAGTGATCAACTTGAAG GGGATATTAGTAAGTGCAACTGGATGGGCAAGTGCTGCTACAATAGATATCATCTATGACATTTTGCATATGATGGGTCGGGACGACATTCCAGTTGGCCGTGGAGACGTATTCGGATTGGGACAACCAAACCCATCTTTCACTGCTGTTGGGGATTGCAAGTATATCAAGGCTATCCCTCATGGTGGTGGTGGACTTTTGGATTCTGATACTCTTTATGGTTTTGCTCGTGATTTGCCTCGAAGTCCTAGAAG GCACACTGCAGAAAATTCGGTGAAATACGGAGCGCCTAGAGATACTGATCACCCTGAACTAAGACAACCATTAGCATTGGAAGTTTGGCAAAACATTTCAAAATCACTGGCTCCAGGATCTAAGATTACCATACTGGCCAATGGACCGCTTACTAATCTAGCTCAAATTATTCAATCGGAGAAGAATTTGAGTTCCGTGGTTGAG AATGTATATGTTGTTGGAGGCCACCTCAGCAATAGCAGAACGGACCTAGGAAATCTCTTCTCCGTTCCTTCGAATGAGTTTGCGGAATTTAACATGTTCCTTGATCCCATGGCTGCAAAAGTTGTTCTAGAGTCGGAACTAAATGTAACGCTAATTCCTCTCAATGTTCAACGCCAAGTTAGTTCGTTTCCTGAGATGCTCAAAAGGTTGCAGCTAAAGAAGACGACACCTGAAGCCGTGTTTACATATCGGTTGCTCTCAAGGCTACACCGTTTACAACAAAAGCATCGCAGATACCACCACATG GACACATTCTTGGGAGAAATTCTTGGTGCAGTGATCTTGGCTTGTGATCAACATCTCAACCCTACGTTCAAAGTTAAGCCGGTGGATGTCTCGGCAACCGGTGATGTATCCAAAGATGGACAAACTATCATTGATGAAATACACGGAAAACTTGTGAAAGTAATAGAAAGTGTTGACAACCGAAAATATTTTGCGGAATTTGCTAATCTTCTAGGTGAGAAAAAGCAAACCGCGGTGATTGGAAGCTTCAATCAGCAGAAGAAAATTTGGAGCACACCACCAACAAATCATACCTGA